In Populus alba chromosome 1, ASM523922v2, whole genome shotgun sequence, a single window of DNA contains:
- the LOC118054884 gene encoding uncharacterized protein encodes MANICCSIEMEPRTLREAQLSHAREEAADVAQKMEPKEASDVFINGLRPVVSVKETSQIEGNGDRHGHKVGECKEKTAEIVDRPCQCSCIPQDIESPDQLNLKEPLSAPF; translated from the exons ATGGCTAACATTTGTTGCTCTATCGAGATGGAGCCTCGGACCTTACGTGAAGCACAACTCAGCCATGCCAGG GAAGAGGCTGCGGATGTAGCTCAAAAGATGGAACCAAAAGAAGCGTCCGACGTATTCATAAAT GGGCTGAGACCGGTTGTTTCAGTCAAGGAGACGAGTCAGATTGAGGGAAATGGAGATCGACATGGTCACAAAGTTGGAGAGTGCAAGGAGAAGACTGCTGAGATTGTTGACAGACCTTGCCAATGCTCATGCATCCCTCAAGACATAGAATCCCCTGATCAATTGAATCTTAAGGAGCCGCTTTCAGCGCCGTTTTGA
- the LOC118054886 gene encoding GATA transcription factor 4 codes for MEGPKFFTGGYNDCGATEFVSEKKSSDQKADQHFTVEDLLDFPNDDDDIMAGGFFSDIDGIKTTTKNCTAANHSFTNTHSFSSASVEYGQTFADSQFSTELCFLYDDMAELEWLSNFVEDSFSTDQSLQTNTHILSGSKPPTPESSSSETHHPEPITCNPSNPAFQPETPLPGKARSKRSRAAPCDWSTRLLYVPSTAKMSSEKQLRESPDPNLDSNAMVRSCLHCGAEKTPQWRTGPMGPKTLCNACGVRYKSGRLVPEYRPAASPTFVSAKHSNSHRKVLELRRQKEMQGAQQQQFLSQSSIFGV; via the exons ATGGAGGGGCCTAAATTCTTTACCGGCGGATACAATGACTGTGGAGCCACCGAGTTCGTTTCGGAGAAGAAAAGCTCAGACCAGAAAGCAGACCAGCATTTCACGGTTGAAGACCTCTTGGATTTCcctaatgatgatgatgatataatGGCAGGTGGTTTTTTCAGTGATATTGATGGTATCAAAACCACTACAAAAAACTGCACCGCCGCCAATCATTCTTTCACCAACACTCACAGCTTCAGCTCCGCCTCCGTCGAATATGGCCAGACCTTTGCCGATTCTCAGTTCTCCACTGAGCTTTGCTTTCTG TACGATGACATGGCTGAGCTAGAATGGCTTTCAAATTTTGTGGAAGACTCATTTTCAACTGATCAGAGCCTCCAAACCAACACCCACATCCTATCCGGGTCCAAACCACCCACACCCGAATCCTCCTCATCCGAGACCCACCACCCTGAACCAATAACCTGTAACCCCAGCAACCCAGCGTTCCAGCCTGAAACTCCACTGCCTGGCAAGGCCCGTTCCAAACGCTCTCGGGCTGCGCCATGCGACTGGTCCACCCGCCTCCTTTATGTCCCATCCACCGCTAAAATGTCATCTGAAAAGCAATTAAGGGAGAGCCCAGATCCAAACCTCGACTCGAATGCCATGGTCCGCAGCTGCCTGCACTGCGGAGCAGAGAAAACTCCGCAGTGGCGGACTGGTCCCATGGGCCCCAAAACGCTGTGCAATGCTTGTGGGGTCCGGTACAAGTCGGGTCGGTTAGTGCCCGAGTACCGACCCGCAGCAAGTCCAACCTTTGTATCAGCAAAGCATTCAAATTCTCACAGGAAGGTCTTGGAGCTTCGGAGGCAGAAGGAAATGCAAGGAGCACAGCAGCAACAGTTCCTAAGTCAAAGCTCGATTTTTGGCGTATAA